From one Treponema denticola genomic stretch:
- a CDS encoding MBL fold metallo-hydrolase, giving the protein MKVYLHFSSQLFANTYLIGNEITKEAVIIDPAKITEKMIHQIEKNEFNLKAVLLTHNLEHPYEAGLNTILKIYNPKVYAGSCFSENIIINTLRGDGTIDLAGYPVKYFAIPAHSSYSYMFQIENVVFTGTSLSAGMIGKTSNMYAERTLRNILKTKLMGFGDNLIIMPFYGPPSSIGVERKFNASFFQDFESKPF; this is encoded by the coding sequence ATGAAAGTTTATCTTCATTTTTCGTCTCAGCTTTTTGCAAACACCTATCTTATCGGAAATGAAATTACAAAAGAAGCTGTTATCATTGACCCTGCAAAGATAACGGAAAAGATGATACATCAAATTGAAAAAAACGAATTTAATCTTAAAGCCGTTTTATTGACTCATAATCTTGAGCATCCGTATGAAGCGGGACTCAATACGATTTTAAAAATCTACAATCCAAAGGTTTATGCCGGAAGTTGTTTTTCTGAAAATATAATAATAAATACACTGCGAGGAGACGGGACTATAGATTTAGCCGGTTATCCTGTAAAATATTTTGCAATTCCTGCACACTCGTCATACTCCTACATGTTTCAAATTGAAAATGTGGTGTTTACCGGAACCTCATTATCTGCAGGAATGATCGGTAAAACTTCAAATATGTATGCAGAGCGGACACTGCGCAATATTTTAAAAACAAAGCTTATGGGGTTTGGGGATAATCTTATTATTATGCCTTTTTACGGTCCTCCTTCTTCCATAGGGGTAGAGCGTAAATTCAATGCTTCGTTTTTTCAAGATTTTGAAAGTAAACCTTTTTAA
- a CDS encoding pentapeptide repeat-containing protein — MFNFDKKTEYENFLELLKKSDSLNCLNLSGLEFEGLDFSKKSFTGCSFSNSKFKNCNCSNLRLRMCFFDFCEIESCNFQNSDIQFSSFGGAKIIRTDFKNSELLQNNFNGIRAEEVFFNDSDLYSSRFMFSFLKNVYFQNCNLKKTLFLHSKEDAVSYKSSNTREAVFTEGDEFV, encoded by the coding sequence ATGTTTAATTTTGATAAAAAAACTGAATATGAAAATTTTCTCGAACTTTTAAAAAAATCTGATTCTTTGAACTGTTTAAATTTATCCGGTTTGGAATTTGAAGGTTTAGACTTTTCAAAAAAATCTTTTACCGGATGTAGTTTTTCAAACAGCAAATTTAAAAACTGTAATTGCAGTAATCTGCGTCTTAGAATGTGTTTTTTTGATTTTTGTGAAATAGAGTCTTGTAATTTTCAAAATTCCGATATTCAGTTTTCTTCATTCGGCGGAGCAAAAATTATCCGCACGGATTTTAAAAATTCCGAGCTTCTGCAAAATAATTTTAACGGGATCAGGGCGGAAGAAGTATTTTTTAACGATTCGGATTTGTATAGTTCTCGTTTTATGTTTTCGTTTTTAAAAAACGTTTATTTTCAAAACTGCAATCTTAAAAAGACCTTGTTTTTACATTCGAAAGAAGATGCTGTTTCTTATAAGTCATCCAATACCCGTGAAGCTGTTTTTACGGAAGGAGATGAATTTGTATGA
- a CDS encoding glycosyltransferase: protein MKQRIGFVYLKTGAGHLAGAKALSTKLMDLYPDEVECSLKDGFDKGVPVFKLFFEKGYLGTTNYFESGYVAFYQFTGSESVMRGAKKIVAPYTVGKLVEFLRSNKITKVVCVHQILITLCRDAINRINKDIPLISIVMDPFTVHPLWFFEKNTELVVFSQKVRKEATEKYGLDPKRIHQFPLMLSEQFDQPYSQEQIIAVKKRLGIPQNKKIVLIAGGGEGLKQATPIVFSFMKKSTDAFLIVVCGKNRPLKHSLEYLIQFSNFKNIKIFGFVSFMPDLMNIADCIITKGGPATLMEALSIGKPVIISTYIRGQELGNMLYITQNKLGWYIPKPDDVVQKVSEILSDDKNFEEIQSRIKHMNIKNGLKDIASFIYNFGIS, encoded by the coding sequence ATGAAACAGAGAATTGGATTTGTATATTTAAAAACAGGAGCCGGACACCTAGCCGGTGCAAAAGCTTTATCGACTAAACTAATGGATTTATATCCTGATGAAGTCGAATGCAGCCTAAAAGACGGCTTTGATAAGGGGGTTCCTGTTTTTAAGCTCTTTTTTGAAAAGGGCTATCTTGGCACTACAAATTATTTTGAATCGGGATATGTTGCTTTTTATCAATTTACCGGTTCGGAATCCGTTATGAGAGGAGCTAAAAAAATTGTAGCCCCATATACTGTTGGAAAATTAGTAGAATTTTTAAGGTCAAATAAAATAACAAAGGTTGTATGCGTACATCAAATCCTTATAACCCTTTGCCGTGATGCAATAAACAGAATTAATAAAGATATTCCTCTGATAAGTATTGTCATGGATCCTTTCACGGTTCATCCCTTATGGTTTTTTGAAAAAAATACGGAACTTGTCGTTTTTTCGCAAAAAGTACGAAAAGAAGCAACAGAAAAATACGGTCTGGATCCTAAAAGAATCCATCAATTTCCTTTGATGCTGTCAGAGCAGTTTGATCAACCTTATTCCCAAGAACAAATAATTGCAGTAAAAAAACGGCTTGGGATTCCTCAAAACAAAAAAATTGTACTTATTGCAGGAGGCGGAGAAGGTTTAAAGCAGGCAACTCCTATCGTGTTTTCTTTCATGAAAAAATCTACAGATGCATTTTTAATTGTAGTATGTGGAAAAAATCGGCCTCTTAAGCACAGCCTTGAATATTTGATTCAATTTTCAAATTTTAAAAATATTAAAATATTCGGCTTTGTTTCATTTATGCCTGACCTCATGAATATAGCAGACTGTATCATCACAAAGGGAGGACCGGCAACACTCATGGAAGCTCTTTCCATAGGAAAACCGGTTATCATTTCTACATATATAAGAGGTCAAGAACTTGGAAATATGCTGTATATTACACAAAATAAGCTTGGATGGTACATTCCTAAACCTGACGATGTTGTTCAAAAAGTGTCAGAAATACTTTCCGATGATAAAAATTTTGAAGAAATACAAAGCCGAATAAAACATATGAATATAAAAAACGGTCTAAAAGATATAGCAAGCTTTATATACAATTTTGGCATCTCTTGA